Proteins from a genomic interval of Bacillus mesophilus:
- a CDS encoding DUF5667 domain-containing protein, with protein sequence MKSTNKLFTLLTSGALATTLVFTSGTSQAFANTDDTTTENSTEITESTTDTTTETSTESTESTTLPDSEPTESTDDSVEESEDTQPTLIPGDFFYFVKLMAEKIRLAVTFDEFKEAALLAEFAAERISEANALIAEGKSTEAEELLQAAIATQEQAEEILPVTEPVNEEEVTEVVTEDGTQTNEEPNTEEATTEEAISEEQLPTVDLVQGQLAANISALLLALEKVENPKAQQALAKNIEKSFEKLSKKLGKRNEKVAKIEEKILEIQNKLNEGDISQEEAEEELEELQEELEEKNEEVVEDVEEEIEEMEEEITEATEEDDDREEDDQDNQNAVAKKAAEEKREAAKKLAEEKREAAKKAAEEKREAAKKAAEEKREAAKKEKEEKRENGKNKDKDDDRDDNDDQDDEE encoded by the coding sequence ATGAAAAGCACTAATAAATTATTTACTTTATTAACAAGTGGAGCATTAGCTACTACATTAGTATTTACTTCAGGAACTAGTCAGGCATTTGCTAATACAGATGATACTACCACTGAAAATTCAACAGAGATCACTGAGTCAACGACTGACACTACCACTGAAACTTCAACAGAAAGTACTGAGTCAACAACTTTACCTGATTCTGAACCTACAGAAAGCACGGATGATTCAGTAGAAGAAAGTGAAGATACTCAACCGACATTAATTCCAGGAGATTTCTTTTATTTTGTAAAACTCATGGCTGAAAAGATTAGATTAGCTGTAACATTTGATGAGTTCAAAGAAGCGGCACTTTTAGCTGAATTTGCTGCTGAACGTATTAGTGAAGCAAATGCTTTAATTGCTGAAGGCAAATCAACAGAAGCAGAGGAACTTCTTCAAGCTGCAATTGCGACACAAGAGCAAGCAGAAGAAATTCTACCTGTAACTGAACCAGTTAATGAAGAAGAGGTAACAGAGGTTGTAACTGAAGACGGAACTCAAACTAATGAGGAACCTAATACAGAAGAAGCGACTACAGAAGAAGCAATTTCAGAAGAACAATTACCAACAGTAGACCTTGTTCAAGGACAACTAGCTGCCAATATTAGTGCCTTATTACTTGCTTTAGAAAAAGTAGAAAACCCTAAGGCACAACAAGCACTTGCGAAAAATATAGAAAAATCTTTTGAAAAGCTTTCTAAAAAGCTAGGAAAAAGAAATGAAAAAGTAGCAAAAATTGAAGAAAAAATACTTGAAATTCAAAATAAGCTAAACGAGGGAGATATTTCTCAAGAAGAAGCTGAAGAAGAATTAGAAGAGCTACAGGAAGAGTTAGAAGAAAAGAATGAAGAAGTAGTAGAAGATGTTGAGGAAGAAATCGAAGAAATGGAAGAAGAAATAACAGAAGCAACTGAAGAAGATGATGATCGTGAAGAGGATGATCAAGACAATCAGAACGCAGTAGCAAAGAAGGCAGCTGAAGAAAAGCGTGAGGCAGCTAAAAAACTAGCAGAAGAGAAGCGTGAAGCTGCAAAGAAAGCGGCAGAAGAGAAACGTGAGGCAGCTAAAAAGGCAGCGGAAGAAAAACGTGAAGCTGCTAAGAAAGAAAAAGAAGAGAAGCGTGAAAATGGCAAGAATAAGGATAAAGATGATGACCGAGACGACAATGACGACCAGGATGACGAAGAGTAA
- a CDS encoding alanyl-tRNA editing protein codes for MNHKLFYQDAYLQSFQANIVRQDQDNNGNWYVLLSQTAFYPTGGGQPFDTGTLNHARVINVEEIDGEIYHYIDRKIEDLLVEGRVEWERRFDHMQQHAGQHILSAAFVELTGYETVSFHLGSELLTIDLNTTELTQQELEKVEFLANEIILENRTIQTKWVTKNEVAQYPLRKQLSVTENIRLVIIPDFDYNGCGGTHPSSTGQVSSIKILDWERQKEKVRVYFVCGARVRKQLQQKHSVLKEVGKLVSSSEQLMVETVQKLLSRNGEQDKTISELREQLLLFEAQKVLQGNLEGSIITHLFHNRSIQELQKLARHIIASTNEENIVLLVTENEDLVQMVFACGSDSSFNMNSLMKEVLPIIQGKGGGSPVLAQGGGKKIVSGKEIIQQALKVISK; via the coding sequence ATGAATCATAAATTGTTTTATCAGGATGCTTATTTACAATCGTTTCAAGCGAATATCGTTAGGCAAGATCAAGATAACAATGGTAATTGGTATGTTTTACTGAGTCAAACTGCCTTTTATCCAACTGGTGGAGGTCAACCCTTTGATACGGGAACACTAAATCATGCAAGAGTAATTAATGTGGAAGAGATTGACGGGGAAATTTATCATTATATAGATAGGAAAATAGAGGATTTATTAGTAGAAGGAAGAGTTGAGTGGGAACGGCGTTTTGATCATATGCAACAGCATGCGGGTCAACATATCCTATCTGCTGCTTTTGTTGAACTAACTGGTTATGAGACAGTAAGTTTTCATCTAGGTTCAGAGTTATTAACAATTGATTTAAATACAACGGAATTAACTCAACAAGAGCTGGAAAAGGTTGAATTTCTTGCAAATGAAATTATTCTAGAAAACCGCACTATACAAACAAAGTGGGTGACAAAGAATGAGGTCGCTCAATATCCATTAAGAAAGCAGTTATCAGTGACTGAGAATATAAGACTTGTCATCATTCCAGATTTTGACTATAACGGCTGTGGGGGAACACATCCTTCTTCAACAGGGCAAGTTTCATCTATAAAAATTCTTGATTGGGAGCGCCAAAAAGAAAAAGTCCGTGTCTATTTTGTATGTGGAGCTAGAGTAAGAAAACAGCTTCAACAAAAGCATAGCGTGTTAAAGGAAGTAGGGAAGCTAGTTAGTTCTTCTGAACAATTAATGGTGGAAACCGTGCAAAAGTTGTTAAGTCGAAATGGAGAGCAAGATAAGACAATCTCCGAGCTAAGGGAACAGTTACTTCTATTTGAAGCGCAGAAAGTACTTCAAGGAAACCTGGAGGGTTCAATAATCACTCATCTTTTTCATAATCGCTCCATTCAAGAGCTCCAAAAGCTAGCTAGGCATATAATAGCATCAACAAATGAAGAGAATATAGTTCTTTTGGTAACAGAAAACGAAGATCTGGTACAGATGGTGTTCGCTTGTGGATCTGACTCATCATTTAATATGAATTCTTTAATGAAGGAAGTACTACCGATTATCCAAGGTAAAGGTGGAGGAAGTCCAGTGTTAGCTCAAGGTGGCGGAAAGAAAATAGTTTCTGGTAAAGAAATCATTCAACAAGCGTTAAAAGTAATAAGTAAATAA
- a CDS encoding helix-turn-helix transcriptional regulator produces the protein MEKEMIKSIRLHYNMTQRDFAKAINCSYSLIALVELGKRRVTTNLETKVKQKFGLTDQQISYINFLVEEIGKGMTPFI, from the coding sequence ATGGAGAAAGAAATGATTAAATCCATCCGGTTGCACTATAATATGACTCAGCGCGATTTTGCAAAAGCAATAAATTGTAGCTATTCATTAATCGCCTTAGTTGAACTTGGGAAAAGACGTGTTACTACAAACCTGGAGACGAAGGTTAAGCAGAAGTTCGGTTTAACTGATCAACAGATTTCTTATATTAATTTCCTAGTTGAAGAAATAGGCAAAGGAATGACACCTTTTATATAA
- a CDS encoding TIGR00266 family protein — MKNSHEIEFKLHGDDMQFVEIELDPEESMVAEAGSMMMMEDGIELETVFGDGGPQSKGLLGKLVGAGKRLVTGESLFMTVYTNKGTGKKHVSFAAPYPGKIIPMDLSEFDGKVVCQKDSFLCAAKGVSIGIDFQRKLGAGFFGGEGFIMQKLEGDGLAFLHAGGTIYRKDLQPGEKLRIDTGCLVAMTRNINYDIEYVGKVKTALFGGEGLFFATVQGPGTVWIQSLPFSRLADRIYASAPQGGGSSKGEGGILGGFLNGDN; from the coding sequence ATGAAAAATTCTCATGAGATTGAATTTAAGTTACACGGTGATGATATGCAGTTCGTAGAAATCGAACTTGACCCTGAAGAAAGTATGGTCGCAGAAGCTGGATCCATGATGATGATGGAGGACGGAATTGAACTTGAAACAGTCTTCGGAGATGGGGGTCCTCAAAGTAAGGGATTACTAGGGAAACTGGTGGGAGCCGGTAAAAGGCTTGTCACAGGGGAAAGTTTATTTATGACGGTATACACTAACAAGGGTACCGGGAAAAAGCATGTTTCATTCGCTGCACCATATCCTGGGAAGATTATTCCTATGGATTTAAGTGAGTTTGATGGCAAGGTTGTCTGTCAAAAGGATTCATTTCTTTGTGCAGCAAAGGGAGTTTCAATTGGAATAGATTTTCAACGTAAGCTGGGTGCTGGCTTTTTCGGTGGGGAAGGTTTTATCATGCAAAAGCTTGAGGGTGATGGATTAGCTTTTTTACACGCGGGCGGAACTATTTATAGGAAAGATTTGCAGCCCGGTGAGAAACTTCGTATTGATACAGGTTGCTTAGTCGCAATGACTAGGAATATTAATTATGATATTGAATATGTTGGTAAAGTAAAGACTGCTCTTTTTGGTGGTGAAGGATTATTTTTTGCAACTGTACAAGGGCCAGGGACAGTGTGGATTCAATCCTTACCTTTTAGTCGCTTAGCAGACAGAATATATGCAAGTGCTCCTCAGGGAGGAGGCAGTTCAAAAGGAGAGGGCGGAATTTTAGGTGGATTCCTAAATGGGGATAATTAG
- a CDS encoding FbpB family small basic protein produces MNKRRLKKDRLSFKELIVKNKEEIMKSKEELDKIDKKIDEKVINIMLKGREECG; encoded by the coding sequence ATGAATAAAAGAAGATTAAAGAAAGACAGACTTTCTTTTAAGGAGTTAATTGTAAAGAATAAAGAAGAGATTATGAAGTCCAAGGAAGAACTCGACAAAATTGATAAGAAAATTGATGAAAAAGTGATAAATATTATGTTGAAAGGGAGAGAGGAATGCGGTTAA
- a CDS encoding sporulation protein encodes MRLKKYMSLLGIGSAKVDLVLEKGEAKLGECIKGSIHIDGGNIEQHLKRIECDLVKTDNTHREEVVETKTILTNKVIDSENHKEIPFSFYIPETLIPSSDCLTYRFKTRLVFNEGLKSLDQDTITILVT; translated from the coding sequence ATGCGGTTAAAAAAATATATGTCTTTATTAGGAATTGGTTCTGCTAAGGTCGACTTAGTTCTTGAGAAAGGGGAAGCAAAGCTTGGAGAATGCATAAAGGGGTCAATTCACATTGATGGAGGTAACATTGAGCAACACCTCAAGAGGATTGAATGTGACCTTGTTAAAACAGACAATACGCATAGAGAAGAAGTGGTTGAAACGAAAACCATACTAACAAATAAAGTGATCGATTCAGAAAATCACAAGGAAATCCCGTTTTCCTTTTATATTCCAGAAACTCTCATACCTTCTTCTGATTGCTTAACATATCGCTTTAAAACAAGACTGGTGTTTAATGAGGGATTGAAAAGTTTGGATCAGGATACTATTACCATCTTGGTAACGTAA
- a CDS encoding TerC family protein encodes MELSVLLEYTWVLLLLIALEGLLAADNALVLAIMVKHLPEEERKRALFYGLAGAFIFRFASLFAISFLVNVWQVQAIGALYLLFIAINHITRKLVFKNKSKEEEKDKKKSGFWMTVLKVELADIAFAVDSILAAVALAVTLPNTNLPQIGGLDGGKFLVIFAGGLIGLIIMRFAANYFVRLLHSRPGLEIAAFLIVGWVGVKLAVYTLSHPDLGYLPYTFAKSPEWKITFYVVLILIAAGGWFFSKEKKPEADKQSA; translated from the coding sequence ATGGAATTATCAGTGTTGTTAGAGTATACATGGGTCCTTTTATTATTAATTGCCTTAGAGGGACTTCTGGCTGCAGATAATGCATTAGTGCTTGCTATAATGGTTAAACATCTTCCTGAGGAGGAGCGTAAGAGAGCATTATTCTATGGATTAGCAGGGGCATTTATTTTTAGATTTGCATCGCTATTTGCAATCTCCTTCCTTGTAAACGTATGGCAGGTTCAAGCAATTGGAGCTCTGTATTTATTATTTATTGCGATTAATCATATAACCCGGAAATTGGTTTTTAAAAATAAGTCAAAAGAAGAAGAAAAAGATAAGAAAAAGTCTGGTTTCTGGATGACTGTTTTAAAAGTAGAACTAGCTGATATCGCATTTGCAGTTGATTCAATTTTAGCAGCTGTTGCTTTAGCGGTAACTTTACCTAACACAAACCTTCCGCAAATAGGGGGACTTGATGGTGGTAAATTCTTAGTGATTTTTGCAGGTGGTTTAATTGGTTTAATTATCATGAGATTTGCAGCAAATTACTTCGTTCGCCTTTTGCATTCGCGTCCTGGATTGGAGATTGCTGCGTTCTTAATTGTAGGTTGGGTTGGTGTAAAGCTAGCAGTATATACGTTATCTCACCCGGACTTAGGATACCTACCATACACGTTTGCAAAATCTCCAGAGTGGAAAATCACTTTCTATGTGGTTCTAATCCTAATTGCAGCAGGAGGTTGGTTCTTCTCTAAGGAAAAGAAACCAGAAGCTGACAAACAATCTGCTTAA